Proteins encoded within one genomic window of Thermococcus celer Vu 13 = JCM 8558:
- a CDS encoding YchF/TatD family DNA exonuclease, translated as MIDGHAHFELYRKDAPRVIEECRGKLKAVVDSMTEYRKAHVWKSWELLKPHFGFVVPTLGYHPNEARRGNWAKVGRVENFIRGHAEEITAVGEIGLDYHYAENEGQRENQRAIFKHFLGLAAELDLPVVIHAREAEREAFELVQRWGVKAYFHSFTGSVELAREIAENDHPIGINTGIVFIPEMRAVAEALDLESVIAETDSPYMSPVKGERNTPCNVGVVIEELAKLKGLDFEEVEWITERNAVKFFGLRV; from the coding sequence ATGATAGACGGCCACGCCCACTTCGAGCTTTACAGGAAGGACGCACCGCGCGTTATAGAGGAATGTCGGGGGAAACTGAAGGCGGTGGTCGACTCGATGACCGAGTACCGCAAGGCCCACGTCTGGAAGAGCTGGGAGCTTTTAAAGCCTCACTTTGGGTTCGTGGTTCCAACGCTGGGTTACCATCCCAACGAAGCGCGAAGGGGCAACTGGGCGAAAGTTGGGAGGGTTGAGAACTTCATCCGCGGGCACGCAGAGGAGATAACCGCGGTCGGGGAGATAGGCCTCGACTACCACTACGCCGAGAACGAGGGTCAAAGGGAGAACCAGAGGGCAATATTCAAGCACTTCCTGGGGCTCGCGGCCGAACTCGACCTTCCGGTTGTGATACACGCGAGGGAAGCTGAGAGAGAGGCCTTCGAGCTCGTCCAGAGGTGGGGAGTTAAGGCTTACTTCCACTCCTTTACGGGGAGCGTTGAGCTGGCGAGGGAGATAGCGGAGAACGACCATCCCATCGGAATAAACACCGGGATAGTCTTCATTCCGGAGATGAGGGCGGTCGCGGAGGCCCTCGACCTGGAGAGCGTCATCGCGGAGACGGACTCGCCCTACATGAGCCCCGTGAAGGGGGAGAGGAACACTCCCTGCAACGTGGGGGTCGTCATCGAAGAATTGGCAAAGCTTAAAGGCCTCGACTTCGAGGAGGTCGAGTGGATAACCGAGAGGAACGCGGTGAAGTTCTTCGGACTGAGGGTTTAA
- a CDS encoding DUF3216 domain-containing protein yields MAVDVPEVQEVRGLLEELGERALVARINSFVRLNEGLESKRGKEFIEVAILGFLEGILVTLKSRHPSDERIAELYEKIVKRREELDALFRKPNPPIFEDMG; encoded by the coding sequence ATGGCGGTTGATGTGCCCGAGGTTCAGGAGGTTAGGGGGTTGCTCGAGGAACTGGGCGAGAGGGCGCTCGTGGCGAGGATCAACTCGTTCGTGAGGCTCAACGAGGGTCTGGAGAGCAAGAGGGGGAAGGAGTTCATCGAGGTGGCCATCCTCGGGTTCCTCGAGGGGATACTCGTGACCCTTAAGTCAAGGCACCCCTCCGACGAGCGGATAGCGGAGCTCTACGAGAAAATTGTCAAGAGGAGGGAGGAGCTGGACGCGCTCTTCAGAAAGCCGAACCCACCGATATTCGAAGACATGGGTTGA
- the dapA gene encoding 4-hydroxy-tetrahydrodipicolinate synthase, protein MPMLRGVFVPHVTPFDGKGEVDWEALKGLVHTFEEAGLDGLVSLGSNGEFPYLSFEEKIRVVETVREETSLPLIAGATGNSTRETLRLGRELLEVGADALLIGPPYYFKPSPEELYAHYSIIADSLDSQVLLYNVPKFTGLNIPLDVVEKLGEEHSNVVGIKDSSANIGRIAELLRRMGDRFAVLAGTADVMYPSWLLGAQGAVVAVANVVPELCVELYRTFREGDHQKAGELQLKVNLVNEVVVKRYSQVSAIKAAMELRGWKAGRPRLPSLPLKKEAIEDIRKTLKEVGIL, encoded by the coding sequence ATGCCTATGCTGAGGGGAGTCTTCGTTCCTCACGTCACGCCCTTCGATGGGAAGGGGGAGGTAGATTGGGAGGCCCTGAAAGGTCTGGTTCACACCTTTGAGGAGGCCGGCCTTGACGGGTTGGTATCACTGGGGAGCAATGGCGAGTTTCCCTATCTGAGCTTCGAGGAGAAGATCCGCGTCGTTGAAACCGTCCGGGAGGAGACGTCGCTTCCTTTGATAGCCGGAGCCACCGGGAACTCGACGAGGGAAACCCTGCGCCTCGGGAGGGAACTGCTCGAGGTGGGAGCCGATGCCCTCCTCATCGGCCCGCCCTACTACTTCAAACCCTCTCCGGAGGAGCTCTACGCCCACTACTCCATTATAGCGGACTCCCTGGACAGTCAGGTACTCCTCTACAACGTCCCCAAGTTCACGGGGCTCAACATTCCTCTGGATGTCGTCGAGAAACTTGGAGAAGAGCACTCGAACGTGGTCGGCATCAAGGACTCCAGCGCTAACATTGGAAGGATCGCCGAGCTCCTGAGGCGCATGGGTGACAGGTTCGCCGTTCTGGCGGGAACCGCTGACGTCATGTACCCCTCGTGGCTCCTCGGTGCGCAGGGAGCTGTCGTGGCCGTTGCGAACGTCGTTCCCGAGCTCTGCGTCGAGCTTTACCGGACGTTCAGGGAAGGAGATCATCAGAAGGCCGGGGAGCTCCAGCTCAAGGTAAACCTCGTCAACGAGGTGGTCGTGAAGAGGTACAGCCAGGTGAGCGCCATAAAGGCCGCCATGGAGTTGAGGGGCTGGAAAGCCGGGAGGCCGAGGCTTCCGTCCCTGCCTCTGAAGAAGGAAGCCATCGAGGATATAAGGAAAACGCTCAAAGAGGTGGGGATCCTCTGA
- a CDS encoding dihydropteroate synthase-like protein: protein MGQSLRILLVTGRLAEPLVRKYGEGCDVFVTPVSVAAFLTPGLIARYLKKAGVKSDDYDLVLIPGLVRGSAQIIEDELGIPTFKGPRNAMDLPQTLRAIREGFRLSRDVPADDLFSLDSLKRVEDIRNKTRDKRYIEKALKRPWNVLIGNLPAGRDFPARILAEVVDAPRLGPKGVVEKALYYLREGADVIDIGMVAGEGNLDFVEEIPKIRDALRERGFDVPLSFDSLNTAELETALDHADLFLSIDAGNLEELVTDKPVVLIPTDQKKGFFPAKPDERVRFLEGLKERALGLGYKTVIPDLILESVPHLARSVTAFQLYRERNPNDVLLAGVGNVVELYDADSVGMNALLAGIAKELSINLLLTTEVSAKARGSVRELRRAVDMNLFDTPKDLGFDLLILKEKRRTDWRFRRAEEVVEAREKQVELEPVYFRVWLEDGRIWVNAHRGTEVVLTVVGDEPNAVIDTILERFPISPRHAFYLGRELERAYTALRLGRGYVQEVELFPDFYIEDRNL, encoded by the coding sequence ATGGGGCAATCTCTGAGAATTCTCCTCGTCACCGGAAGGCTCGCCGAGCCCCTCGTGAGGAAGTACGGGGAGGGTTGCGACGTCTTCGTCACGCCGGTTAGCGTCGCCGCCTTCCTCACCCCGGGCCTAATAGCCCGCTACCTGAAGAAGGCCGGGGTGAAGAGCGACGACTACGACCTCGTCCTCATCCCCGGCCTCGTGAGGGGCTCGGCTCAAATCATCGAGGACGAGCTCGGAATCCCCACTTTCAAGGGGCCGAGGAACGCGATGGACCTCCCGCAGACGCTCAGGGCAATAAGGGAAGGTTTCAGGCTCAGCAGGGATGTTCCGGCAGACGACCTCTTCTCCCTTGACTCGCTGAAGCGCGTCGAGGACATCAGGAACAAAACCCGTGACAAAAGGTACATCGAGAAGGCCCTCAAAAGACCGTGGAACGTCCTCATCGGCAACCTTCCAGCTGGGAGGGACTTCCCGGCGAGGATACTCGCGGAGGTCGTCGACGCGCCAAGGCTCGGCCCCAAGGGAGTCGTCGAGAAGGCCCTCTACTACCTCCGCGAGGGGGCGGACGTAATCGACATCGGCATGGTGGCTGGAGAGGGGAACCTTGACTTCGTCGAGGAGATTCCCAAAATCCGGGATGCGCTCAGGGAGAGGGGTTTCGACGTCCCCCTGAGCTTCGACTCCCTCAACACAGCTGAACTCGAGACGGCCCTCGATCACGCCGACCTCTTCCTGAGCATCGACGCTGGCAACCTCGAAGAGCTCGTTACCGACAAGCCCGTCGTGCTGATCCCAACGGACCAGAAAAAGGGTTTCTTCCCGGCAAAACCCGACGAGCGGGTCCGTTTCCTCGAGGGGCTGAAGGAGAGGGCCCTCGGTCTGGGCTACAAAACGGTGATTCCGGACTTAATCCTTGAAAGCGTTCCCCATCTGGCCCGCTCCGTAACCGCCTTCCAGCTATACCGCGAGAGGAACCCGAATGACGTTCTCCTCGCTGGAGTAGGGAACGTGGTGGAGCTCTACGACGCCGACAGCGTCGGGATGAACGCCCTGTTAGCTGGAATCGCGAAGGAGCTCTCGATAAACCTCCTGCTGACGACGGAGGTGAGTGCCAAGGCGAGGGGCTCCGTGAGGGAGCTGAGGCGGGCGGTCGACATGAACCTCTTCGATACGCCGAAGGACCTGGGCTTCGACCTGCTCATCCTGAAGGAGAAGAGAAGGACCGATTGGAGGTTCCGGAGGGCTGAGGAAGTGGTTGAGGCGAGGGAAAAGCAGGTGGAGCTCGAGCCGGTCTACTTCAGGGTATGGCTCGAGGACGGCAGAATATGGGTCAACGCCCACCGCGGGACTGAAGTTGTCCTCACGGTGGTGGGGGACGAGCCGAACGCGGTAATCGATACCATCCTCGAGCGCTTCCCCATCTCCCCGAGGCACGCCTTCTACCTCGGCAGGGAGCTCGAGCGAGCTTACACCGCGTTGAGGCTGGGCAGGGGCTACGTCCAGGAGGTCGAGCTCTTCCCGGATTTCTACATCGAGGATCGCAACCTTTAA